The genomic DNA CCTCTGAGCACTCCTTCTTGCACGCCACGCATCCCCTGGCCCCGGAGCGACACTCCCGTTCGACCGTGTCCACGTTCGGGCGGTTGTACACGGTGTGCAGGCTGAACACCGCGCAGCCTTCGGGGTGGCCGGGATCGTCCTTGCGAATCTTCTCTGGGTCGGTGAAGGCGGTCTTGATCTTTGCCGTGGTCTCGTCTGCACTGTCCGCAACGAAGATGGCGTTGCCGTACGACTTGCTCATCTTCCGGCCGTCCAGGCCCATCATCATCGGCACGTCGCTCAGGATGTTCTGCGGCTCGGGGAAGACCTCGCCGTACAAGAAGTTGAACCGACGAGCGATTTCGCGAGTCAACTCCAAATGGGGCAGTTGGTCCTTCCCCACGGGCACGCCGTACGGCTTGTATAACAGGATGTCCGCCGCCTGCAGCACTGGATATCCCAGCAGCCCGAAGGAGACGGACTCGATCTGCAGGTTCTCGCGCTTTTCCTTGTAGGTGGGCACGCGCTCCAGCCACGAGAGCGGCGTGATCATGCCCAGCAGCATCGCCAACTCGGCATGCTCTTTCACGTGAGACTGGATGAAAATGGAGTTCCGCTCGGGGTCCAGCCCCGCAGCGAGGTAGTCAATCGCAACGCTGCGAGAGTTGGCCGCGATCTGGTCCGAACACTCGGCCAGCGTGGTCAGGGCGTGCCAGTCCACGATGCAGCAGTACATCTCGAACTCGTCTTGGAGGCGGACCCAGGTACGGAGGGTTTCGTAGTTACCGAGGTGGAGCATGGGCTGCGTAGGCTGCATCCCACTCAGAAGACGTTGCTTGGGCATATCTAAGTTTAGCTTAGCCGACCAGGATTCGGAAAGCTTGCATCACCGGGGGCATCAGCACCCACCGGATGACGGGCAGCCCGACGAGCGGTAGCACCAGCAGGCAGGTCAGAAGCACCATCGCGCCGTAGCGGCGGTTCCACTGAGATAGCTGAACCCCCAAGCGCTCCGGCAAGAGGCCTTGCAGAATCCAGCTTCCGTCCAGTGGAAACAGCGGAATCAGATTGAAGAAGGCGAGGGTGAGATTGATGATGATGGTGAGGAGCAAGAAGTTGGCAACGAATCCTTGAGCAGCGAAAGGAGCCAGGCGAAGGAGCAGGGCAGCCCCGAGAGCGATGAGCAAATTCGAGAAGGGCCCCCAAGCGGTAACTAACACGCTGTCCCAACGAGGACTGCGCATTCTGCGTGGGTCTATCGGTACCGGCTTACCCCATCCGAAGCCGAAACCCACGAGGCTGGAGAAGAAAATCATGAATAGCCCGGTCGGCTCGAAGTGCCGTGTCGGGTTTAGTGTCACGCGGCCGTAAAGCCTGGGCGTCATGTCGCCCGCCATGTCCGCGCTCTTGGCGTGGGCGAACTCGTGCACCGAGATACTCCCGAGCACGATCACCATCTGCATGAGAAAGTCCGACGGGTTGGTCATGCGTGCTTACCAGTGTCTTCTACGCTCCGAAACCGCTCCGGGATGCGATCCATGCGGATCACGTCCTCGGGGCTTTCCCTCTCGACGATCACATCGGCCTGGCCTTGGTTGACCAGGACCATCGCAGGCCGCTGGAAGCGATTATAGTTCGAGGCCATGGAGTAGCAGTAGGCACCCGTGCAGGGAACCGCAAGTAGGTCTCCGGGCCGGGGCATCGGGAGCTGCGCCGAGGCGATGAGCGTGTCGGTCTCGCAGTGCGCCCCGGCGATGCGGCATTCGGTGTCGGCGTGGTCGTTCATGCGGTTGGCGAGAGCGCACTCGTACACCGCGCCGTACATCTGCGGCCTCGGGTTGTCGGATAGGCCCCCGTCTACCGACACGTACAGCCGCTGAAGGCCCTCCGGCAGGTCCAGATGCTTGATGGCACCTACGGTATACAGCGTGGTCCCTGCTTCCCCGACCAGCGAGCGGCCTGGCTCTTGCAGCAGCTTGGGCGGCTCTAATCCGGTGATGCGAAGCTGCTCGGTCAGCGTGCGTACGAGCTGGTCGTGGAACTCCTCGAAGCTCGGGGGTCGGTCCTTCTCGGTGTAACGGATGCCTAATCCCCCGCCGATGTTCAGGATAGCTGGGGAGTAGCCGTGTTTGCCCGCCATCCGGCCTGCGAACTGCACCATCTCCACTACGGCTTCGGCGTGCGCCTCCAGGTCCAGGAGTTGCGAGCCGACGTGCGAGTGGTATCCCAGAAGCTGCACGTGGGGCAGGGCGAGCGCCGCGGCAACGCCCGCATCCGCAGCTTCCCCTTGGATGCTGAGACCGAACTTGGTGTCCGGCTGGCCGGTGCGAATGGCATGGTGCGTATCGGGGTCTACGCCCGGTGCCAGCCGAAGCAGGATCGGCACCTCGCGCCCCGCTTCGGCTCCCACCTGCTCGATCTGCTCCAGCTCTCCGAGCCAATCCACCACGATCAGACCGACGCCTGCTTTCACCGCGAGGCGGATCTCTTCCAGAGACTTGTTGTTGCCGTGATAGAGGGTGCGGCTCATGGGATAGGCGACTCTTTGGGCGGTGAGCAACTCGCCCGGCGAAGCCACATCCAACCAAAGGTCCTCTTCGTCG from Fimbriimonadia bacterium includes the following:
- the trpS gene encoding tryptophan--tRNA ligase, whose protein sequence is MPKQRLLSGMQPTQPMLHLGNYETLRTWVRLQDEFEMYCCIVDWHALTTLAECSDQIAANSRSVAIDYLAAGLDPERNSIFIQSHVKEHAELAMLLGMITPLSWLERVPTYKEKRENLQIESVSFGLLGYPVLQAADILLYKPYGVPVGKDQLPHLELTREIARRFNFLYGEVFPEPQNILSDVPMMMGLDGRKMSKSYGNAIFVADSADETTAKIKTAFTDPEKIRKDDPGHPEGCAVFSLHTVYNRPNVDTVERECRSGARGCVACKKECSEAVNASLAEVRARRAELEKEPERVEAILNRGAERARAFASATMKEVREAMKLR
- a CDS encoding site-2 protease family protein, with translation MTNPSDFLMQMVIVLGSISVHEFAHAKSADMAGDMTPRLYGRVTLNPTRHFEPTGLFMIFFSSLVGFGFGWGKPVPIDPRRMRSPRWDSVLVTAWGPFSNLLIALGAALLLRLAPFAAQGFVANFLLLTIIINLTLAFFNLIPLFPLDGSWILQGLLPERLGVQLSQWNRRYGAMVLLTCLLVLPLVGLPVIRWVLMPPVMQAFRILVG
- the lysA gene encoding diaminopimelate decarboxylase; this encodes MILHGTQEIDQHGVLTIGGCRATDLAARFGTPLYVLDEACFRDNCRRYLAASRAAYENSDVAFASKALMTSAVVRICDEEDLWLDVASPGELLTAQRVAYPMSRTLYHGNNKSLEEIRLAVKAGVGLIVVDWLGELEQIEQVGAEAGREVPILLRLAPGVDPDTHHAIRTGQPDTKFGLSIQGEAADAGVAAALALPHVQLLGYHSHVGSQLLDLEAHAEAVVEMVQFAGRMAGKHGYSPAILNIGGGLGIRYTEKDRPPSFEEFHDQLVRTLTEQLRITGLEPPKLLQEPGRSLVGEAGTTLYTVGAIKHLDLPEGLQRLYVSVDGGLSDNPRPQMYGAVYECALANRMNDHADTECRIAGAHCETDTLIASAQLPMPRPGDLLAVPCTGAYCYSMASNYNRFQRPAMVLVNQGQADVIVERESPEDVIRMDRIPERFRSVEDTGKHA